In Nostoc sphaeroides, the genomic window CATCTACTCAACTTAATTAACGACATTCTAGAAATGTCTAAAATCGAAGCTGGCAGAATCACATTAAATAAGAGCAGCTTTGACTTAATTCATGTATTGAAGAAGTTAGAAGAGATGCAACACGCAAGTGCTGCATCTAAAAATTTAGAACTAGTGTTTGAATATGCACAAAACATTCCTAAGTACATAGAAACGGACGAAAATAAACTGTGTCAAGTCTTGCTCAACCTCTTGGGAAATGCGATTAAATTTACTAATACTGGGAGGGTGACACTACGGGTGAGACTGGAAACTGGGGGCTGGGAAACTGGGGAGCAGGGGGAGATGAGGGAGCAAAATCCCCCTCATCTCTTCTTCGAGGTGCAAGACACTGGCTGCGGTATTGCCCCACAAGAAATAGACTTGTTGTTTGAAGCTTTTGAGCAAACCGAAATCGGCAGAAAATCCCAACAAGGGACGGGACTGGGTTTGGCGATTAGCCGGAAATACGTGCAATTGATGGGAGGAGATATTACTGTCAATAGTATACCGGGTGTCGGTAGTAGATTTGCCTTTGATATTCAGATTGCTCTAACTTGCCCCAGAGAAATCCCGACAAACCAAATTAAATCCCAAATTCTAGCTTTAGCACCTACGGAGAAAGCATACCGGATCTTAGTAGTAGACGACTCCAAAGAAAGTCGGTTATTGCTAGTTAAAATTCTTACATCTGTTGGCTTTGAAGTCATGGAAGCTACAGATGGTAGTGAAGCAGTTGCTAATTGGGAATCTTGGCAACCACACTTGATTTTTATGGATATGCGAATGCCAGTTATGGACGGTTACGAAGCGACAAGAATAATTAAAGCTAAACAAAAAGGGTATGGGGCAGCCAATGCGTTGCGGAGGTTGCCAGCGGAACATCTGCTGTCGTCGGCCAGCCAGTACCTTGCGTCCGGGTTCCCCGATTCCGACGAGTACGAAGTTCTAAAAGTTGTACCCCTATTCAAAAGCCAGCTAGGTGCAGCGTCTCTCACCGCAGAAGCAACCGGTGTCATGGAAAATGATGGCAATGGGGCCGCAAAGCGATCGCCAACAGCCCTGGCTCCCCCTGATGACTTCTCTGGGGCAGAGCAGAGTTGCTCTAATACAAACACGATCATTATTGCCCTAACTGCTAGCGCCTTTGAAGAAGAACGCCAGAAAATTTTGTCCATTGGCTGCGATGATTTTATTCGCAAGCCATTCATCCAAGAAGTATTATTAGAAAAACTGAGCCAACATCTGGGTGTAAAGTATACCAACCAAGTAGAAAACAAACCTACACAGATATTTATCAGTGCTGCCGAACTCCTGAGCCGTTTATCAGAAATGTCACCTGAGTGGCTCCAACAGATTTACTATGCCGCAGCTAGCTGTAGCGATGAACTGATTTTAGAGTTAATCAAGCAAATTCCATCAGATAATAGTCAAGTTTTCAAAGTTATCAGGGATTTAGCGAATAACTACCAGTTTGAAAAAATTATGGAATTGACTAAAAGAAACGTAGAATGAATTACGAGCATTTAGACCCTAATAAAAAAGATATTTTGATCATTGACGATATGGCGGATAACCTCCGGGTTTTATCGTCCATATTGACAAGGGAAGGGTATAACGTTCGTAAAGCATTGAACTGGCAAATGGCACTGACAGCAACTCAAACAGTATTACCGGATTTGATTCTACTCGATATTATGATGCCAGAAGTAGATGGCTATGAAGTTTGTCAGACCTTAAAAGCTTGGAAACTAACAGCCGATATTCCGGTGATTTTTATTAGCGCTTTAGATGATGTTTTTGACAAAGTTAAAGCCTTTCGGGTCGGTGGTGTAGACTACATCACCAAACCTTTTGAGTTCCAAGAAGTTTTAGTGCGCGTACAAAATCACCTGGCCTTGAGGTCGGCGCAATTAGAAATATTGAAGCTAAATGTCGAACTAGAAGATCGGGTAAAACAACGGACTGGGGAGCTAGAAAACACTCTCCAAAAACTCCAAGAAGAAATCAATTCCCGCCATAAATTGCAAAGTCAACTACTAGATATAGCCCTGCATGATTCCCTGACTGGATTACCAAACCGAATTTTGTTTATTAGGCGATTAGAAAATGCTCTAAATCGGGCCAAGGAAGAATCTAGTTATCAGTTTGCACTCCTTTTTTTGGACTGCGATCGCTTCAAAGTGATCAATGATTCCCTTGGACATCTGGTGGGAGATGAATTGCTGATCGCGATCGCTGACCGTCTGCAAGCATGTCTCATACCTATTCATACTCTAGCACGATTGGGCGGTGACGAATTTGGAATTCTCCTAGAAAATATCACAGATATCAATATGGCAATTCAAGTTGCCGAACAGATTCTGCAACAGCTATCACTCGCTTTTAAGCTGTCCAGATATGAAGTATTTATGAATGTCAGTATTGGGATTAGTTGGGGTAATAAAGATTACGATCTCCCAGAGTATTTGCTGCGGGACGCGGATACGGCAATGTATCGGGCCAAGGCTCAAGGAAGAGCCAAATATCACGTTTTCAATCCAGCGATGCATCAGGAAGCTATTCAGCTTTTAGAGTTAGAAAACGATCTGCGAAGGGCTGTTGAAAGACAAGAATTCCTCGTTTACTATCAGCCAATTGTTTCTCTAGCTACAGGCAGAATTTCTGGATTTGAAGCCTTGGTACGTTGGCAACATCCGATTCGCGGTTTGGTTTCTCCCATAGAATTTATTCCTGTGGCAGAAGAAACAGGTTTAATTAATCCGATCAATTCTTGGGTATTACAGTCAGCTTGTCGTCAACTGAGCATCTGGCAACGTTATCCAGTAACACCAGAACCTCTAACTATGAGTGTCAATTTGAGCGCACGGTTATTTTTACAGCCTAATTTGGTAGAGCAAATTGACCGAATAATTTATGAATATAAAATAAATCCTGCATACTTAGAATTAGAAATTACAGAAAGTGTAATTATGGAAAATACTAATGCAATTGAAAAAATTCTTGAACAACTAAAGCAGCGAAAAATAAAGTTGAACATGGATGACTTTGGTACAGGATATTCCTCTTTGAGTTACCTACACAGTTTTCCTTTTGATGCACTCAAAATTGATAAATCTTTCGTTAAACGTATGCAGGAAAACAAAGAGAATATGGGACTAGTACCAGCAATGATTAGTATTGCTAACTCAATGGGAATGAGTGCGATCGCTGAAGGTGTCGAAACACAAGAACAGCTAGCCCAATTGAGAAGTTTAAACTGTAATTTTGCTCAAGGATATCTTTTTTCTAAACCCATAGAACAACAATTGGTTATTAAGTTACTTGCCGCATCACCTCAATGGTAACTATCAAATAACACCTGGAAAAAATTTCATTGGTAAGCGGGCTATTAAATTCGCAAAGCTCCTAATTGACTAATAGCTGTGGTAGTCTGTCAAGCCTGAGGGGGCAAACGCATCTAAGTAAGTAGGCGAGAATAAATCAAACTAAGTTAAGTAATGTAAAAAATATTGAAATTAGTTCGTAGTGTTCGCGCAGCGTCTCTACGAGAACACTACGAACCTTTAATTATTTACGCCGCTCTACTTAAAGTAGAAGAATCCGTTAATAGCAAGGGTTTGAGTGTTTGATTATTTAAACGATTTTTTTTTCATCAAGATCCTTGCCCAGCAAGGGTTTTATAAAGTAATATGACTGTGACTAAAGTCACACGAACCGCTTATATCTTAGGGCTGAAGCCACTGAGTTGTACGCTTACCGGGTGTTCCTATAAATATCTGACAATTCAGGTTATGTGGAAAAATCCACGAAAACCTAACCCCCTAACCCCCTTCCCGACACTCTAAGTGGGAAAATTCAAAGTCTCTCCTTAAAGGAAAAGAGAAAGAGAAGTGAGGTTTTTCAGATACAGCTGAATTGTCAGTATAAATATACAGCAGATTGCGCTCTAATCGAATACAGGTAGAGACGTAGCAGTGCTACGTCTCTACAAGGTTTTGGGTTTTATGTATATACTTCATTTATCTGAAATCTGCTGTAAGTATTTCGGTGAAATTCATAAAAAATTTTTCAGGATTATTTCAAACAAGCATTTACTATTCTCAATTATTACAAACATAGCTTTTTATAGATAATGCATTTAAATCAAACTAACTATCATAAAAAAAATATTTTAGTCGTCGATGATACCCCAGATAATTTGCGGCTTTTATCGGCGATGTTGACTGCACAAGGTTTTGAAGTTCGCAAAGCTTTAAACGGGAAAATGGCACTGACTGCTTGCCAAATGGCTTTACCAGATGTAATTTTGTTGGATATTAATATGCCAGATATGGATGGCTATCAAGTTTGTCAACAGCTAAAAGCTGACGATAAAACAAGTGATGTCCCAGTAATTTTTATTAGCGCCCTGGATGATATTGTCGATAAGGTAAAAGCCTTTGATGTTGGTGGTGTAGATTATATTACAAAACCTTTTCATGGGGCAGAGGTTGTGTTGCGAATTGAAAATCAGATTAATTTACGTTTGCTTCAAGTTCAACTGCAAGAAAAAAACTTTTTACTCCAACAGGCTATTGACGACTTGAAAGCCTCTCAAGTTCAACAGATTCAGAACGAAAAGATGGTGGCGTTGGGACAGTTAGTGGCTGGGCTTGCTCATGAGATTAATAACCCTATTAGTTTTATTTATGGGAATCTCCAATATGCTGGTCAATATGTGAAAGACCTAGTGAAGCTGATTGAAGCTTATCAACAGGAATATCCCAAACCCACACCAAAAATTCAGCAAATAGCCAAAGATATAGACCTGAATTTTATGATTAAGGATCTGCAAAACCTTATAGGTGCAATGTATAGAGGCTCTAATCGCATTCAGGAAATTGTACTAGCGCTACAACACTTTTCTCGGCATGACGAAGCAGAGATGAAGCGGGTAAATATCCATGAGGACATGGAAAACACTTTGGTGATGTTACAACATAGGCTCAGGGAAACAGCAGATCGTCCCGCAATTGTTGTAGTGAAAGATTATGGTAATTTGCCCCTAGTTAGTTGTTATGCGAGTGAATTAAACCAAGTATTTATGCATCTGTTGAATAATGCTATTGATGCAATAGAAGAGGGTGTGGGGAATGGGGAATGGGGAGTGGGGAATCTATCTTCTACTCCCTACTCCCTACTCCCGTTCGACTACGCTCACGGCAAGCCTACTCCCCAAATTCGGATTCACACAGAGGTGACATTGAATATGGTCAAAATTGCGATCGCAGATAATGGCCTTGGTATTGAAGAGTCGTTGCGATCGCGTTTATTTGATCCATTTTTTACCACAAAACCTGTGGGCAAAGGTAGTGGGCTAGGATTATCTATTAGTTATCAAATTATCGTCCAAAAACACCGAGGAAATATTAGCTGCACTTCTTCTGTTGGGCAAGGAGCAGAGTTTGCGATCGAAATTCCCATCGAGCAATCTGAGCGTTAGCCAACAGCAAACTCGGTAAATTGTCGTTTGAAGGCGAATGAAAAGCCTTACCAGCTAGTAGTCTGTCCCATTAATTTAGAAGGGTTATAAAAGTTCGTAGTAAGGACTTTAGTCCTTGATTTGAGCGATAAATCGCTCACTACAAACCCTTTATAACTCAATACGGTTCAGTTAAGTAAAATTGTAGGTTGGGTTAAGCAAGGCGCAACCCAACAAAGCCCCGAAAATGTTGGGTTTCGTTCCTCAACCCAACCTACATATTTCAAGGTTTTTGGCACTAACTGAATTGTATTGCTTTATAACTAATGAGAGAGACTACTAGTTTGTAAGTCGGCATAATAAAAAATCACTCTGACAAGCTTAACGGCAATTGAACTGTAAACGTTGTCCAGCCCTGAGAACTGGTAACTTCAATTGTGCCTTGGAGATATTCTACTAACTTTTTCACTAATGCTAAACCTAATCCTGTACCGCCATGTTGCCAGCGATCGCTTTGAGGAATCCGATAAAACGGCTCAAAGATTCGAGATTGTTCTTTTTTCGGGATTATTACCCCAGAATTGCTAATTGTGATTTGAAAGTAGGATTGAAGATTATCTAATACACCAGATTCAGCATCCTCATTTACTAGACTTTTTGTGGTGTCGATGACCTTAACATTTACCGTAATCTGTTCATCAGGAGGAGTAAATTTACAAGCATTGTTGAGTAACTCTGAGACAATTTCGGTCAAGCTAGCCAAGTCTGTAACTAAAGGTGGTAAATTTGGAGGAATGCTAACTTGCAAAGTCTGTTGCATAGCTCCAGCCCGTTCCTCAAAATACTCGGCAACGTGAGGCAACCAGGTTTGGAGTTGAATTGAAGTTAATTCCAATGGATAGACATCTGCATCAATCATTCGTATATATAGCAAATTGTCTACTAAATCTAGTTCTTGTTCGCACTGTTCACGCAGGATGGTTAAGTAGCGGGCTACAGATTCAGATGAGGAAACTGCGCTTGAATCTAAGATACCCTGCCGATCAAGAAGATTTTCTAGGGCGGAGATGGCCATTTTGATGTTTGACAAGGGCGTTCGCATTTCATGAGAAGTGGTTGCGAGAAAATCCTCTTTTAACTGGTTGAGTCGTTGGAGTTCTGCCACTTGAATTTCTAGTTGTTGGGCACGTTCAGCTG contains:
- a CDS encoding GGDEF domain-containing response regulator — translated: MNYEHLDPNKKDILIIDDMADNLRVLSSILTREGYNVRKALNWQMALTATQTVLPDLILLDIMMPEVDGYEVCQTLKAWKLTADIPVIFISALDDVFDKVKAFRVGGVDYITKPFEFQEVLVRVQNHLALRSAQLEILKLNVELEDRVKQRTGELENTLQKLQEEINSRHKLQSQLLDIALHDSLTGLPNRILFIRRLENALNRAKEESSYQFALLFLDCDRFKVINDSLGHLVGDELLIAIADRLQACLIPIHTLARLGGDEFGILLENITDINMAIQVAEQILQQLSLAFKLSRYEVFMNVSIGISWGNKDYDLPEYLLRDADTAMYRAKAQGRAKYHVFNPAMHQEAIQLLELENDLRRAVERQEFLVYYQPIVSLATGRISGFEALVRWQHPIRGLVSPIEFIPVAEETGLINPINSWVLQSACRQLSIWQRYPVTPEPLTMSVNLSARLFLQPNLVEQIDRIIYEYKINPAYLELEITESVIMENTNAIEKILEQLKQRKIKLNMDDFGTGYSSLSYLHSFPFDALKIDKSFVKRMQENKENMGLVPAMISIANSMGMSAIAEGVETQEQLAQLRSLNCNFAQGYLFSKPIEQQLVIKLLAASPQW
- a CDS encoding response regulator, whose protein sequence is MHLNQTNYHKKNILVVDDTPDNLRLLSAMLTAQGFEVRKALNGKMALTACQMALPDVILLDINMPDMDGYQVCQQLKADDKTSDVPVIFISALDDIVDKVKAFDVGGVDYITKPFHGAEVVLRIENQINLRLLQVQLQEKNFLLQQAIDDLKASQVQQIQNEKMVALGQLVAGLAHEINNPISFIYGNLQYAGQYVKDLVKLIEAYQQEYPKPTPKIQQIAKDIDLNFMIKDLQNLIGAMYRGSNRIQEIVLALQHFSRHDEAEMKRVNIHEDMENTLVMLQHRLRETADRPAIVVVKDYGNLPLVSCYASELNQVFMHLLNNAIDAIEEGVGNGEWGVGNLSSTPYSLLPFDYAHGKPTPQIRIHTEVTLNMVKIAIADNGLGIEESLRSRLFDPFFTTKPVGKGSGLGLSISYQIIVQKHRGNISCTSSVGQGAEFAIEIPIEQSER
- a CDS encoding hybrid sensor histidine kinase/response regulator: MNTIAIPSNIQATKETVRILVVEDEYILAINLQESLESLGYSVLGIADTAEEAIAKASELRPNLVLMDIRLRGEMDGIQAAEQIWRNLQIPAIYVTGHSDKSTVERATLTSPFGYILKPIKEQELYVAIQTALNRYDREQFLSSILRGMGDGVIVVDLQLGIKYLNQVAEALTGWRWNEAKGRILTDVFKLVDEQTQIPIQNPIIAALQQETTIYLGSRILLVARDGTSIPVADSATPLRNNSGVITGAVLVFRDDTQRSLTEERNLAAERAQQLEIQVAELQRLNQLKEDFLATTSHEMRTPLSNIKMAISALENLLDRQGILDSSAVSSSESVARYLTILREQCEQELDLVDNLLYIRMIDADVYPLELTSIQLQTWLPHVAEYFEERAGAMQQTLQVSIPPNLPPLVTDLASLTEIVSELLNNACKFTPPDEQITVNVKVIDTTKSLVNEDAESGVLDNLQSYFQITISNSGVIIPKKEQSRIFEPFYRIPQSDRWQHGGTGLGLALVKKLVEYLQGTIEVTSSQGWTTFTVQLPLSLSE